The following are from one region of the Georgenia sp. M64 genome:
- a CDS encoding ROK family transcriptional regulator codes for MTRTTWAPLEGSAQAVALEVLVNGPLSRTALASRLGLSQASLTRLTKPLLESGLLVEAEPSASEARLGRPTQPLDVIPEASHFAGVKLTEETAFGVVTTLRAGVVAERTMPLPGHDPAGVVAAVAELVAALGAEAADRGGLQGVGVSLGGNTREATVVTRAPFLGWRDVPLAELVASATGLPTVIENDVTALTEAEHWFGAGREHATFGLLTIGAGVGFGLVADRRLVTSPEAGLGLVGHHPLDPGGPRCLVGHRGCASAMLTVGGISGAVSAAVGRWVGYDEALDLAAAGDAVARAVVDDSGRALGIMVAAAANFTTAPAVVIGGEGVRLADVAAAAFAQGLASGRDPDASEVEVIVRPGDFHQWARGAAVVAIQAFVSGRPAAGRRG; via the coding sequence ATGACGAGGACCACGTGGGCGCCGCTCGAGGGCTCGGCCCAGGCGGTGGCGCTGGAGGTGCTCGTCAACGGCCCGCTCTCCCGCACCGCGCTCGCGTCCCGGCTCGGGCTCTCCCAGGCCTCCCTCACCCGGCTCACCAAGCCCCTGCTCGAGTCGGGTCTCCTCGTCGAGGCCGAGCCGTCGGCGAGCGAGGCCCGGCTCGGCCGCCCGACCCAGCCGCTCGACGTCATCCCCGAGGCGAGCCACTTCGCGGGCGTCAAGCTCACGGAGGAGACCGCCTTCGGCGTCGTCACCACGCTGCGTGCGGGTGTGGTGGCCGAGCGCACGATGCCGCTGCCGGGGCACGACCCGGCGGGCGTCGTCGCGGCCGTGGCGGAGCTGGTGGCCGCGCTCGGCGCCGAGGCGGCCGACCGCGGCGGGCTGCAGGGCGTGGGCGTGAGCCTCGGCGGCAACACCCGGGAGGCGACCGTGGTCACCCGCGCCCCCTTCCTCGGCTGGCGCGACGTGCCGCTGGCCGAGCTCGTCGCGTCGGCGACCGGGCTGCCCACGGTGATCGAGAACGACGTCACCGCCCTGACCGAGGCGGAGCACTGGTTCGGCGCCGGGCGCGAGCACGCGACCTTCGGGCTGCTGACGATCGGGGCCGGGGTGGGGTTCGGCCTCGTGGCCGACCGGCGCCTGGTCACCAGCCCCGAGGCGGGCCTGGGGCTCGTCGGCCACCACCCGCTGGACCCCGGCGGGCCGCGCTGCCTCGTCGGGCACCGCGGGTGCGCGTCGGCGATGCTCACGGTCGGCGGGATCAGCGGCGCGGTCTCCGCGGCCGTGGGCCGGTGGGTCGGCTACGACGAGGCGCTCGACCTGGCTGCTGCCGGTGACGCCGTGGCCCGCGCCGTCGTCGACGACTCGGGGCGTGCGCTCGGCATCATGGTCGCCGCCGCCGCGAACTTCACGACGGCGCCGGCGGTCGTCATCGGCGGCGAGGGCGTCCGGCTCGCCGACGTCGCCGCGGCGGCGTTCGCGCAGGGCCTGGCGAGCGGCCGCGACCCCGACGCGAGCGAGGTCGAGGTGATCGTGCGGCCGGGCGACTTCCACCAGTGGGCCCGTGGGGCCGCCGTCGTCGCGATCCAGGCGTTCGTCTCGGGTCGCCCGGCGGCCGGCCGCCGCGGCTGA
- a CDS encoding aromatic amino acid ammonia-lyase, producing the protein MATVTITESPLTLEEMLDVVDGARVELDETVRARIAASRAVVDRALEAREAVYGLTTQVGHGRDTRLTEEQIRDEQLFLVMSHSGGIGASLPTDVVRAALAVRLNGIARGGSGAGLRVAEVLAEMLNARVHPVVPEVSSVGAGDLGQLAGVAQVAIGVGRAEHGGEILPGGEALRRAGITPLVLGGKDGLALISANAVSVGHAALVVARAARIAEAADLAAALSMEATGANVSVLHPAVGRAHGIPGQVDAADHLREVLAGSALAEPGGARSVQDPLSFRVVPQVHGALREYVAAARHAVTTELNAAADNPLASAAEGVLLSNGNFHPMVLAISFDALRIALAHVGQLSERRMAQLWGAFFRQMADGPPPQQPVYGLQLRYTAAALLPELVQLAAPATLGTPPLDLDVEDHATGAPLAVRRTDQALGVLEDLLAIELLMAHDVLAPAAAPVTGKGTATVLATVTEAIAAAEPYAEAVHATLRTRFPGTPARQAQIDDRG; encoded by the coding sequence ATGGCCACCGTGACGATCACCGAGTCACCGCTGACGCTCGAGGAGATGCTCGACGTCGTCGACGGCGCCCGCGTCGAGCTCGACGAGACGGTCCGCGCCAGGATCGCGGCGAGCCGCGCCGTCGTGGACCGGGCACTCGAGGCCCGTGAGGCCGTGTACGGCCTCACCACCCAGGTCGGGCACGGCAGGGACACCCGGCTCACCGAGGAGCAGATCCGCGACGAGCAGCTCTTCCTCGTCATGTCGCACAGCGGCGGGATCGGCGCGTCCCTGCCGACCGACGTCGTGCGCGCTGCCCTGGCCGTGCGCCTGAACGGCATCGCGCGCGGCGGGTCCGGCGCCGGCCTCCGGGTGGCCGAGGTGCTCGCCGAGATGCTCAACGCCCGGGTCCACCCCGTGGTGCCCGAGGTCTCCTCGGTGGGCGCCGGGGATCTCGGGCAGCTGGCGGGCGTGGCGCAGGTCGCCATCGGCGTCGGTCGCGCCGAGCACGGTGGCGAGATCCTGCCCGGCGGCGAGGCGCTACGGCGGGCCGGCATCACTCCGCTCGTCCTCGGCGGCAAGGACGGCCTCGCGCTGATCTCGGCCAACGCGGTGTCGGTCGGCCACGCCGCGCTCGTGGTCGCCCGGGCCGCCCGGATCGCCGAGGCGGCCGACCTCGCCGCCGCCCTGTCGATGGAGGCGACCGGGGCCAACGTCTCGGTGCTCCACCCAGCGGTGGGCCGGGCCCACGGGATCCCCGGGCAGGTCGACGCCGCGGACCACCTCCGTGAGGTTCTCGCCGGGAGTGCGCTGGCCGAACCTGGAGGGGCCCGCTCCGTCCAGGACCCGCTCTCGTTCCGGGTCGTCCCGCAGGTCCACGGCGCGCTGCGCGAGTACGTGGCGGCGGCTCGTCACGCGGTCACCACCGAGCTCAACGCGGCCGCGGACAACCCGCTCGCCTCGGCGGCCGAGGGCGTCCTCCTGAGCAACGGGAACTTCCACCCCATGGTTCTCGCGATCAGCTTCGACGCCCTGCGCATCGCGCTGGCGCACGTGGGCCAGCTCAGCGAACGCCGGATGGCGCAGCTCTGGGGCGCCTTCTTCCGCCAGATGGCCGACGGACCGCCGCCGCAGCAGCCGGTGTACGGCCTCCAGCTGCGCTACACCGCGGCAGCCCTGCTGCCCGAGCTCGTGCAGCTCGCGGCTCCCGCGACCCTCGGCACCCCGCCCCTCGACCTCGACGTCGAGGACCACGCCACCGGCGCACCGCTGGCCGTGCGCCGGACCGACCAGGCCCTGGGCGTGCTCGAGGACCTGCTCGCGATCGAGCTTCTCATGGCGCACGACGTGCTGGCGCCGGCGGCCGCTCCGGTCACCGGGAAGGGCACGGCGACCGTCCTGGCGACCGTGACCGAGGCGATCGCGGCCGCGGAGCCCTACGCCGAGGCCGTCCACGCCACGCTGCGGACCAGGTTCCCGGGCACCCCGGCACGGCAAGCACAGATCGACGATCGCGGGTAG
- a CDS encoding PAAR domain-containing protein produces the protein MGKPAARVGDTTAHGSPLVPGPGCPTVLIGGRPAWRAGSDTHVCPLFDGPKPHVGGTIAAGSPTVLIGGLPAARLGDQILEAGPPNAVAVGDPTVLIG, from the coding sequence ATGGGAAAGCCGGCCGCGCGGGTGGGTGACACCACCGCCCACGGCTCGCCGCTGGTCCCCGGGCCGGGCTGCCCGACCGTCCTCATCGGTGGCCGGCCGGCGTGGCGGGCCGGATCCGACACGCACGTCTGCCCGCTCTTCGACGGGCCCAAGCCGCACGTCGGCGGCACGATCGCCGCCGGCAGCCCCACGGTCCTCATCGGCGGCCTGCCCGCGGCCCGGCTGGGCGACCAGATCCTCGAGGCCGGACCGCCCAACGCCGTCGCCGTCGGCGACCCGACCGTCCTGATCGGCTGA
- a CDS encoding sugar ABC transporter permease produces MAITAPHAPVRRRRARRWGGTEMRTALLFLLPASIGLVAFYLLPAVRGVYYSFTNYQVLTPPEWVGTANFERMLADPLFWNALGVTALYVLMNIGVQTVVALALAVLLHRITRSTLIRGMALLPYFVANVIVALVWYFMLDFQIGIVNVALGWVGLDAVAFFGESALALPTIAMINVWRHMGYTALLIFAGLQVISPQVYEAAQLDGASEWRTFRSITLPLLRPVLAMVLVVTVTGSFQVFDTVSVTTNGGPVNATRVLNLYIYDLAFGQLNFGYASALAIALFLLLAVITFVQIKLMRAGESDEN; encoded by the coding sequence ATGGCCATCACGGCCCCCCACGCGCCGGTCCGGCGCCGCCGCGCACGCCGGTGGGGAGGGACAGAGATGCGCACCGCGCTGCTCTTCCTCCTCCCCGCGTCGATCGGCCTCGTCGCCTTCTACCTCCTGCCCGCCGTCCGGGGGGTCTACTACAGCTTCACCAACTACCAGGTGCTCACCCCGCCCGAGTGGGTCGGCACCGCGAACTTCGAGCGCATGCTCGCCGACCCGCTGTTCTGGAACGCGCTCGGCGTCACGGCGCTGTACGTGCTCATGAACATCGGCGTCCAGACCGTGGTGGCCCTGGCCCTGGCGGTCCTGCTGCACCGGATCACCCGGTCGACCCTCATCCGCGGGATGGCGCTGCTGCCCTACTTCGTGGCCAACGTCATCGTCGCCCTCGTCTGGTACTTCATGCTCGACTTCCAGATCGGCATCGTCAACGTCGCCCTGGGCTGGGTCGGGCTCGACGCGGTCGCCTTCTTCGGCGAGAGCGCCCTCGCCCTGCCCACGATCGCGATGATCAACGTCTGGCGGCACATGGGCTACACCGCCCTGCTGATCTTCGCCGGGCTGCAGGTCATCTCGCCCCAGGTGTACGAGGCCGCCCAGCTCGACGGCGCGAGCGAGTGGCGGACGTTCCGCTCGATCACCCTGCCCCTGCTGCGCCCGGTGCTGGCGATGGTCCTCGTCGTCACGGTCACCGGCTCCTTCCAGGTGTTCGACACCGTCTCGGTCACCACCAACGGCGGCCCGGTCAACGCCACCCGGGTCCTCAACCTCTACATCTACGACCTCGCCTTCGGCCAGCTGAACTTCGGCTACGCCTCGGCGCTGGCGATCGCCCTGTTCCTGCTGCTGGCCGTCATCACCTTCGTGCAGATCAAGCTCATGCGCGCGGGCGAGTCGGACGAGAACTAG
- a CDS encoding carbohydrate ABC transporter permease → MPTTTTPVPVAEPDVVAETRPPRERVRPTAGRVLAWIGLITVLLVTVFPFYWMLRTSLSTNSALATDPGNLLPAGLTLDAYRRVFGLTSLEENLAQGGAGSALNFWVYLRNSVIVSTAITLGQVFFSAMAAYAFARLRWPGRNVVFAVFLAALMVPGIFTAIPNFVLMKDLGLLNTYAGLVLPTFFMTPFAIFFLRQFFLGIPREIEEAALIDGAGRLRVFLRVILPMASAPITTLAVLTYITAWNEYFWPLLVGQEESVRVLTVALGIFRSQTPFGTPDWSGLMAATLVAALPIVVLFVVLGRRIVNSIGFSGIK, encoded by the coding sequence ATGCCCACCACCACCACGCCCGTCCCGGTCGCCGAGCCCGACGTCGTCGCCGAAACCCGTCCGCCGCGCGAGCGCGTGCGGCCCACCGCCGGCCGGGTCCTGGCCTGGATCGGCCTCATCACCGTCCTGCTCGTGACGGTGTTCCCCTTCTACTGGATGCTGCGCACCTCGCTGTCCACCAACAGCGCGCTGGCCACCGACCCCGGCAACCTCCTGCCCGCCGGGCTGACCCTGGACGCCTACCGCCGCGTGTTCGGGCTGACGTCCCTGGAGGAGAACCTCGCCCAGGGCGGCGCGGGCTCGGCGCTGAACTTCTGGGTGTACCTGCGCAACTCCGTGATCGTCTCCACCGCGATCACCCTCGGTCAGGTCTTCTTCTCCGCGATGGCCGCGTACGCGTTCGCCCGGCTGCGCTGGCCCGGCCGCAACGTCGTCTTCGCCGTCTTCCTCGCCGCGCTCATGGTGCCGGGCATCTTCACCGCCATCCCGAACTTCGTGCTCATGAAGGACCTCGGGCTGCTCAACACCTACGCCGGCCTGGTCCTGCCGACCTTCTTCATGACCCCGTTCGCCATCTTCTTCCTGCGCCAGTTCTTCCTCGGCATCCCGCGCGAGATCGAGGAGGCGGCCCTCATCGACGGCGCCGGCCGGCTGCGGGTGTTCCTCCGCGTCATCCTGCCCATGGCGTCCGCGCCGATCACCACCCTGGCCGTCCTGACGTACATCACGGCCTGGAACGAGTACTTCTGGCCCCTGCTGGTCGGCCAGGAGGAAAGCGTGCGGGTCCTCACCGTCGCGCTGGGCATCTTCCGGTCCCAGACGCCGTTCGGCACGCCCGACTGGTCCGGCCTCATGGCAGCGACGCTGGTCGCCGCGCTGCCCATCGTCGTCCTCTTCGTCGTCCTCGGCCGGCGGATCGTCAACTCCATCGGCTTCTCGGGGATCAAGTGA
- a CDS encoding phage baseplate assembly protein V gives MSGTWMRTEEAEREADGFLTGVAVGEVTDNTDPDGLARVRVRLPWHPDGDTSFWARLAVPMAGADRGTYFLPEIGDEVLVAAEKGDPSHLYVLGSLWNGKDKPPADNGDGANNTRVITSRAGHTIRFNDDDAAPEIEVRLADGKRIALDKDGITVDDAKNNVITIDSGGAKVTVTAGRELVLKGATVSIDASASMSLTSSGTLKLQGSVVQIN, from the coding sequence ATGAGCGGCACCTGGATGCGCACCGAGGAGGCCGAGCGCGAGGCGGACGGCTTCCTCACCGGCGTCGCGGTGGGGGAGGTCACCGACAACACCGACCCCGACGGCCTGGCCCGCGTCCGGGTCCGGCTGCCCTGGCACCCCGACGGCGACACGAGCTTCTGGGCCCGGCTCGCCGTCCCCATGGCCGGGGCCGACCGCGGCACGTACTTCCTGCCCGAGATCGGCGACGAGGTGCTCGTCGCCGCCGAGAAGGGCGACCCGTCCCACCTCTACGTCCTCGGCTCGCTGTGGAACGGCAAGGACAAGCCACCCGCGGACAACGGCGACGGCGCCAACAACACCCGCGTCATCACGTCCCGCGCGGGGCACACCATCCGGTTCAACGACGACGACGCCGCACCCGAGATCGAGGTCCGCCTCGCCGACGGCAAGCGCATCGCCCTGGACAAGGACGGCATCACGGTCGACGACGCCAAGAACAACGTCATCACCATCGACTCCGGCGGCGCGAAGGTCACCGTCACCGCCGGCCGCGAGCTCGTCCTCAAGGGCGCCACGGTCTCCATCGACGCCTCGGCGTCGATGAGCCTGACGTCGTCGGGGACGCTCAAGCTGCAGGGCTCGGTCGTGCAGATCAACTAG
- a CDS encoding contractile injection system protein, VgrG/Pvc8 family, producing MRLAQLEQDTAHDRFYVPTFAVKVGGEDVLRDLYLAVTSVSVDLKEKTAGRFSFKVAAAFDWKAREFLATRAEERVDLLELFAFGATVEIALGYGDPAALSPVLTGVVTELSTDFSAGSTPELSISGSDGLYPLTVGKNTRHWEAAPDSTAVADVARAAGLRADVEPTTPAKDRIDQNNETDMVFVTTLAERNKATFYERDRTLYFGPRHKDAAAVAELVWGEGLLSFSPEANLARQISEVRVHGRSAATGTEIVGRARRGEETGRDTGEESGGERVVRALAADPVLNLRAPVSTQEEADARAQAVLDERAQDFLTGRGECVGLPELLPDTNVTLGGLGRAFSKTYYIAETTHTLDGSGYRTTFTVQETTV from the coding sequence GTGCGACTCGCCCAGCTTGAGCAGGACACCGCCCACGACCGGTTCTACGTCCCCACGTTCGCCGTCAAGGTCGGCGGCGAGGACGTCCTGCGCGACCTCTACCTCGCGGTGACCTCGGTCAGCGTCGACCTCAAGGAGAAGACCGCCGGCCGCTTCTCCTTCAAGGTGGCCGCCGCGTTCGACTGGAAGGCCCGGGAGTTCCTCGCCACCCGCGCCGAGGAACGGGTGGACCTGCTCGAGCTGTTCGCCTTCGGTGCCACCGTGGAGATTGCCCTCGGGTACGGCGACCCGGCCGCCCTCAGCCCGGTGCTGACCGGCGTCGTCACCGAGCTCAGCACCGACTTCTCCGCCGGCTCCACCCCCGAGCTGTCCATCAGCGGCAGCGACGGCCTCTACCCCCTCACCGTCGGCAAGAACACCCGGCACTGGGAGGCCGCCCCGGACAGCACGGCCGTGGCCGACGTCGCCCGCGCGGCCGGCCTGCGCGCCGACGTCGAGCCCACCACCCCGGCCAAGGACCGCATCGACCAGAACAACGAGACCGACATGGTCTTCGTCACCACCCTCGCCGAGCGCAACAAGGCCACCTTCTACGAGCGGGACCGCACGCTCTACTTCGGCCCCCGGCACAAGGACGCCGCCGCCGTCGCCGAGCTCGTCTGGGGCGAGGGGCTGCTGAGCTTCAGCCCCGAGGCGAACCTCGCCCGGCAGATCTCCGAGGTCCGCGTGCACGGCCGCTCGGCCGCCACCGGCACCGAGATCGTGGGCCGGGCCCGGCGCGGGGAGGAGACCGGCCGCGACACCGGCGAGGAGAGCGGCGGGGAACGGGTCGTCCGGGCTCTCGCCGCCGACCCCGTCCTCAACCTCCGGGCACCGGTGAGCACCCAGGAGGAGGCCGACGCGCGCGCCCAGGCGGTGCTGGACGAACGCGCCCAGGACTTCCTCACCGGCCGCGGGGAGTGCGTCGGACTGCCCGAGCTCCTGCCCGACACCAACGTCACCCTCGGCGGGCTGGGCCGGGCCTTCTCCAAGACCTACTACATCGCCGAGACCACCCACACCCTCGACGGCAGCGGCTACCGCACCACCTTCACAGTGCAGGAGACGACGGTATGA
- a CDS encoding GPW/gp25 family protein, whose amino-acid sequence MDTDARGREFLGTGWAFPVALDPATGLVELVSYEEDIRQSIVIILGTAKGERVMRPDFGCGIHDLVFAALSTQVVAQIETTVREALRTYEARIDVRAVTVSSAHLGLGRLDVVIDYEVRATNQPGNLVYPFSFRESASR is encoded by the coding sequence ATGGACACCGACGCACGTGGACGCGAGTTCCTCGGGACGGGCTGGGCCTTCCCCGTCGCGCTCGACCCGGCCACCGGCCTGGTCGAGCTCGTCTCCTACGAGGAGGACATCCGCCAGTCGATCGTCATCATCCTCGGCACGGCCAAGGGCGAGCGGGTCATGCGCCCGGACTTCGGGTGCGGCATCCACGACCTCGTCTTCGCCGCCCTGTCCACCCAGGTCGTGGCCCAGATCGAGACGACCGTGCGCGAGGCGCTGCGCACCTACGAGGCCCGCATCGACGTCCGCGCGGTGACCGTGAGCAGCGCGCACCTGGGCCTGGGCCGCCTCGACGTCGTCATCGACTACGAGGTCCGGGCGACCAACCAGCCCGGCAACCTCGTCTACCCCTTCTCCTTCCGGGAGTCGGCGAGCCGATGA
- a CDS encoding alpha-galactosidase codes for MTITAAATPVTTTHVHLRTGGTSLLLDVAGEQLPRVLHWGPDLGELTEDDVAELRRASEPPLVSGQADVVVPVGLVAEHSRGWFGTPGLTGHRSGADFSTAFTLTGVTTERPDGDPVVAERVVVTAADDVAGLVLRVEIELLTSGLLRERADVTNTGAGVFDLTSLDLALPVPTEAQEILDLTGRHLRERAQQRHAFTLGTHLRESRRGRGHDASLVMAAGEQGFGWRRGEVRAVHVAWSGNTRTYAERTNLGDSLLAGGELLLAGEVRLGEGEAYTGPWVYASHGIGLDEMSARFHRYLRSRPGHPRSARPVLINVWEAVYFDHDLDRLKELADLAASVGVERFVLDDGWFGSRRDDTSGLGDWVVSADVWPEGLGPIVDHVHGLGMEFGLWFEPEMVNPDSDLYRAHPEWILATGGRTPVPARQQQVLDLAHDGAYAHVRDQVLAVLAAYDIDYVKWDYNRDLVDAGHWPTGQAGVHRQVEAVYRLIDEIRAAHPDLEIESCAGGGGRADLGILERTDRIWTSDCIDPLERQQIEAGTALLLPPELAGSHIASPVSHTTGRAHSLDFRAGTAFFSHLGIEWDITRATPEELARLTAWVAAHKAHRDLLHTGDVVHADHPDDALWVHGVVAADRAEAIFTIVEVRTPVANPPGRVRLPGLDPAARYRLTPLAPGDAVAGRTGQRPAPWMAGGAVLTGETLARVGVQAPALNPEQMVLLHLTRL; via the coding sequence GTGACCATCACCGCAGCGGCCACGCCGGTCACCACCACCCACGTGCACCTGCGCACCGGCGGCACCAGCCTGCTGCTCGACGTCGCCGGCGAGCAGCTCCCGCGCGTCCTGCACTGGGGCCCCGACCTCGGGGAGCTCACCGAGGACGACGTCGCCGAGCTGCGGCGCGCCAGCGAACCCCCGCTCGTCTCCGGGCAGGCCGACGTCGTCGTCCCCGTGGGTCTGGTCGCCGAGCACTCCCGCGGCTGGTTCGGCACCCCGGGCCTGACCGGGCACCGGTCGGGAGCCGACTTCTCCACCGCCTTCACCCTCACCGGCGTCACCACCGAGCGCCCCGACGGCGACCCCGTCGTCGCCGAGCGCGTGGTCGTCACCGCCGCCGACGACGTCGCCGGGCTGGTCCTACGGGTCGAGATCGAGCTGCTCACCTCCGGCCTGCTGCGCGAGCGCGCCGACGTGACCAATACCGGTGCGGGGGTCTTCGACCTGACCTCCCTCGACCTCGCCCTGCCCGTGCCCACGGAGGCGCAGGAGATCCTCGACCTCACCGGCCGCCACCTGCGCGAACGCGCGCAGCAGCGCCACGCCTTCACGCTCGGCACCCACCTGCGTGAGTCCCGCCGCGGCCGCGGGCACGACGCCAGCCTCGTCATGGCCGCCGGCGAGCAGGGCTTCGGCTGGCGCCGCGGCGAGGTCCGGGCCGTGCACGTGGCCTGGTCGGGCAACACCCGCACGTACGCCGAGCGCACGAACCTCGGCGACTCCCTCCTCGCGGGCGGCGAGCTCCTGCTGGCCGGCGAGGTGCGGCTGGGGGAGGGGGAGGCCTACACCGGCCCCTGGGTCTACGCCTCGCACGGCATCGGCCTGGACGAGATGTCCGCACGGTTCCACCGCTACCTCCGCTCGCGTCCGGGCCACCCGCGCTCGGCCCGGCCGGTGCTCATCAACGTGTGGGAGGCCGTCTACTTCGACCACGACCTCGACCGCCTCAAGGAGCTCGCGGACCTCGCCGCCTCGGTCGGTGTCGAGCGGTTCGTCCTCGACGACGGCTGGTTCGGCTCCCGCCGGGACGACACCTCCGGCCTGGGGGACTGGGTCGTCTCCGCCGACGTCTGGCCCGAGGGTCTGGGCCCGATCGTCGACCACGTCCACGGCCTCGGCATGGAGTTCGGGCTGTGGTTCGAGCCGGAGATGGTCAACCCCGACTCCGACCTCTACCGGGCGCACCCGGAGTGGATCCTCGCCACCGGCGGGCGCACCCCGGTCCCGGCCCGTCAGCAGCAGGTCCTCGACCTCGCCCACGACGGCGCCTACGCCCACGTCCGCGACCAGGTCCTGGCCGTCCTGGCCGCCTACGACATCGACTACGTCAAGTGGGACTACAACCGCGACCTCGTCGACGCCGGGCACTGGCCCACCGGCCAGGCCGGGGTGCACCGCCAGGTCGAGGCGGTCTACCGCCTCATCGACGAGATCCGCGCCGCCCACCCGGACCTGGAGATCGAGTCCTGTGCCGGCGGCGGCGGCCGCGCCGACCTCGGCATCCTCGAGCGCACCGACCGGATCTGGACCTCGGACTGCATCGACCCCCTCGAACGCCAGCAGATCGAGGCCGGCACCGCCCTGCTCCTGCCGCCCGAGCTGGCCGGCTCGCACATCGCCTCCCCGGTCTCGCACACCACCGGCCGGGCCCACAGCCTGGACTTCCGCGCCGGCACGGCCTTCTTCTCCCACCTCGGCATCGAGTGGGACATCACCCGCGCCACACCCGAGGAGCTGGCCCGGCTCACCGCGTGGGTCGCCGCCCACAAGGCGCACCGCGACCTGCTGCACACCGGCGACGTCGTCCACGCCGACCACCCCGACGACGCGCTGTGGGTCCACGGCGTCGTCGCCGCCGACCGCGCCGAGGCGATCTTCACGATCGTCGAGGTGCGCACCCCGGTGGCCAACCCGCCCGGCCGGGTCCGCCTGCCCGGCCTGGACCCGGCCGCCCGCTACCGGCTCACCCCGCTCGCCCCCGGCGACGCCGTCGCCGGCCGCACCGGCCAGCGGCCCGCCCCCTGGATGGCCGGCGGCGCCGTCCTCACGGGTGAGACCCTCGCCCGCGTGGGCGTCCAGGCGCCCGCCCTCAACCCCGAGCAGATGGTCCTGCTCCACCTCACCCGGCTCTGA